One Paenibacillus sp. FSL H7-0737 DNA segment encodes these proteins:
- a CDS encoding CPBP family intramembrane glutamic endopeptidase, giving the protein MKWLVVMVAIVLGFIALTTRIPFIPLKVNEYLAPILFTGIPLVAFIWASKGHANHLFRKITKNDVKWGVLFFIFNIIATPIVGLILVYVVKVNTVADAVVNVFAELDSLGKVLMFVKMGIQLVGEELLTILPFLFILQLCVVNFKLSRRAGIWIAFLVTAVIFGAIHLPTYHWNLVQALVGIGLVRLVLTGAYMKTKNIWASSIAHILNDYAITLFSLLTASSVAPFIMQHFIR; this is encoded by the coding sequence ATGAAATGGCTCGTTGTAATGGTAGCGATTGTATTGGGATTTATCGCGTTGACCACTCGAATACCGTTTATCCCATTGAAAGTTAACGAATATTTAGCACCTATATTGTTCACGGGAATTCCGCTTGTTGCATTCATTTGGGCATCTAAGGGTCATGCGAATCACCTGTTTCGTAAAATTACAAAGAATGATGTTAAGTGGGGTGTGCTGTTCTTTATCTTTAATATAATTGCTACTCCGATTGTCGGTCTCATTCTAGTCTATGTAGTAAAAGTTAATACTGTAGCTGATGCGGTAGTTAATGTCTTTGCAGAACTTGATTCTCTTGGTAAAGTATTGATGTTTGTCAAAATGGGGATTCAACTTGTTGGTGAAGAATTGTTAACCATTTTACCATTCCTGTTTATATTGCAATTGTGTGTGGTGAATTTCAAGCTTTCTCGCAGAGCGGGAATCTGGATTGCATTTCTTGTTACAGCAGTGATCTTCGGAGCCATTCACCTACCAACCTATCATTGGAATCTCGTACAAGCACTTGTAGGTATTGGCCTTGTACGTCTTGTTCTTACAGGGGCTTATATGAAGACTAAGAATATTTGGGCATCTAGTATCGCGCATATTTTGAACGACTATGCAATTACATTGTTCAGCTTGCTTACAGCTTCGTCAGTAGCACCATTCATCATGCAGCATTTCATTCGTTGA
- a CDS encoding ABC transporter ATP-binding protein, whose protein sequence is MAAAEKIRFDSVTKTFSVRDSKQKEGTGQFTAVQELDFSVREGEFITIVGPSGCGKSTLLDLISGLSSPTHGRILIDGHPITGPGLDRGIVFQQYALFPWKTARGNIEFGLEAKGIPKHERREQVRHFLSLVGLSDFGDRYPHELSGGMKQRVAIARSLAFNPDVLLMDEPFAALDAQTRESLQSELLRIWQKTQKTIIFITHGIDEAVYLGERVVVLTPGPGTVRKIVNIPLKSRLEDADIRSHPDFVKARHEVWGYLHEPEYKGAYI, encoded by the coding sequence ATGGCTGCTGCTGAAAAAATCAGGTTTGACAGTGTCACGAAAACGTTCAGTGTTCGAGATTCCAAGCAAAAGGAGGGAACAGGGCAATTCACAGCGGTACAAGAGCTGGATTTTTCCGTAAGAGAAGGTGAATTTATAACGATAGTGGGTCCAAGTGGCTGCGGGAAATCAACTTTGCTTGATTTGATTAGTGGTTTATCGTCTCCCACACACGGTCGTATTTTAATAGATGGTCACCCCATAACAGGTCCAGGGCTTGATCGGGGTATTGTGTTTCAGCAGTATGCTTTATTTCCATGGAAGACCGCGCGTGGCAATATTGAATTTGGCTTAGAAGCAAAGGGAATCCCAAAGCACGAACGTAGAGAGCAGGTTAGGCATTTTCTTTCATTAGTTGGGCTTAGTGATTTCGGAGATCGTTATCCTCATGAGCTTTCCGGGGGGATGAAGCAGCGTGTAGCCATTGCCAGAAGTCTTGCCTTTAACCCAGACGTCTTGTTAATGGATGAGCCTTTTGCCGCACTGGATGCCCAAACAAGAGAATCACTGCAAAGTGAGCTTTTACGAATTTGGCAGAAGACCCAAAAAACCATCATTTTTATTACGCATGGTATTGATGAGGCCGTTTATCTTGGGGAGCGAGTAGTCGTCCTGACACCAGGACCCGGGACGGTGAGGAAGATTGTAAATATTCCGCTAAAATCACGATTGGAAGATGCGGATATTCGCTCACATCCTGATTTTGTGAAGGCTCGGCATGAAGTGTGGGGTTATTTGCATGAACCTGAATACAAAGGTGCGTATATTTAG
- a CDS encoding ABC transporter permease, giving the protein MIKEGIPIESVKTAHSTLQLKKRNPVSFSGVLKVFKQSIVLVLLFLLWEIAPRAGLVDTAFFPPISEVITALWNLIASGELFTHFLASIIRSFSGFALAVIIAIPLGLLIGWYPLARELLNPVLELFRNTAALALLPVFMLLLGIGETSKITIVLFACTWPILLNTIAAVGNVDPLLIKAAKSMNIKSFKLFLKVILPASVPTIFTGIRMAGTGAILVLIAAEMVGAKEGLGYLITYSQYNFQIPQMYAGILTIALLGLLINQGLTLLERKFSKWKQPVNE; this is encoded by the coding sequence TTGATAAAGGAGGGTATTCCCATCGAATCGGTAAAGACTGCTCATTCAACGTTACAGCTTAAGAAACGTAATCCTGTTTCTTTTTCCGGCGTGCTTAAGGTGTTTAAACAGTCTATTGTTTTAGTCTTATTGTTCTTACTATGGGAAATCGCACCACGGGCGGGCTTAGTTGACACAGCATTTTTCCCACCTATTTCTGAGGTAATCACCGCCTTATGGAATTTGATAGCTTCAGGTGAGCTATTCACTCATTTCTTAGCGAGTATCATTCGCTCGTTCAGTGGATTTGCGTTAGCGGTAATAATTGCGATCCCGTTAGGATTACTGATTGGCTGGTATCCATTAGCTAGGGAGTTGTTAAATCCAGTGTTGGAGTTGTTCCGAAATACGGCTGCGCTCGCTTTACTTCCGGTATTTATGCTGCTGCTAGGGATTGGTGAGACATCTAAGATTACTATCGTCCTATTTGCTTGCACATGGCCTATTCTTCTAAATACGATTGCTGCTGTAGGTAACGTTGATCCCTTGCTTATAAAAGCGGCCAAATCCATGAATATTAAGTCGTTTAAGTTATTTCTAAAGGTGATTTTGCCGGCATCTGTGCCAACTATTTTTACAGGTATTCGGATGGCAGGAACAGGAGCGATATTAGTATTGATTGCTGCAGAGATGGTAGGGGCAAAAGAAGGCTTAGGGTATTTAATCACTTATTCTCAATATAACTTTCAAATCCCTCAAATGTACGCCGGTATATTAACCATTGCCTTATTGGGCTTGCTAATCAACCAAGGCTTGACCTTGCTCGAGCGTAAATTTTCTAAATGGAAGCAACCGGTGAATGAATAG
- a CDS encoding ABC transporter substrate-binding protein, whose product MNKTVALLILVGLVSGILSGCSEGKSSAKSGEDQILQYQSAPGSVSFPELAADLGYLGDLKLESIGDSVGGPESIQLTATKQIDFGAAFNGAIIKSYAKNVKIKSVIGSYGSDKNTYVGAYALEGGAIKSAKDFIGKKVGVNILGAHSEFVIKDYLRQGNLTEKEIEQVTLVTVPSSSAEQILRNHQIDVVMLSGIARDRALTTGGVAEIFKDIDVFGTEFTAGDYFFTDQYIKDNPNTVRQFVDGVAKAIEWARTTPREEVIKRFEEIINKRERKETTDNLKFWKSTGISEKGGVITPSEYDVWIDWLVANGELKEGQVKPEELYTNEFNPFAK is encoded by the coding sequence ATGAACAAAACAGTAGCACTGCTTATACTTGTAGGCTTGGTTAGTGGTATTTTATCTGGCTGCTCAGAGGGGAAGTCCTCCGCCAAAAGTGGAGAAGATCAGATCCTCCAATATCAATCTGCACCTGGAAGTGTCTCTTTCCCAGAGCTGGCGGCGGATTTAGGTTACTTAGGAGATTTGAAGCTAGAGTCTATAGGTGACAGCGTGGGTGGTCCGGAAAGCATTCAATTAACCGCGACGAAACAAATTGACTTTGGTGCAGCATTCAATGGAGCCATTATTAAATCTTACGCCAAGAACGTAAAAATAAAGTCGGTCATTGGCTCCTATGGCAGTGATAAAAATACGTATGTAGGTGCATATGCCCTCGAGGGGGGAGCTATAAAGTCGGCTAAAGATTTTATTGGTAAAAAGGTAGGGGTGAATATTCTCGGTGCTCATTCGGAATTCGTCATTAAAGATTATTTACGCCAAGGCAACTTGACCGAAAAAGAAATTGAACAAGTAACCTTGGTTACAGTCCCAAGTTCTAGTGCAGAACAGATTCTGCGAAATCATCAGATCGATGTGGTTATGTTAAGCGGGATTGCCCGGGATCGGGCTTTAACAACAGGAGGGGTCGCAGAAATTTTCAAGGATATTGATGTGTTTGGGACAGAGTTTACTGCGGGTGATTACTTTTTCACAGATCAGTATATCAAGGATAATCCTAATACCGTCAGGCAATTTGTAGATGGAGTGGCTAAGGCGATTGAATGGGCCCGAACGACACCTAGGGAGGAAGTAATTAAACGATTCGAGGAAATTATTAATAAGCGTGAACGCAAGGAAACCACAGATAATCTTAAGTTTTGGAAGAGTACGGGCATCTCTGAAAAAGGCGGTGTGATCACACCATCGGAATACGATGTTTGGATTGATTGGCTTGTGGCAAATGGGGAGCTTAAAGAAGGCCAAGTGAAACCGGAAGAGTTATATACGAACGAATTTAATCCTTTTGCTAAATAA